AGAACCAAATAAATCCTGAAAGGTTATATTCGTCGAAATAGCTAAGAGTTTCTGTCATCGAGGCAAACGGGGTAAAAAAGAAGTTGTTGCCTAGCTCAACGATGTTTTCCTCATCGCCGTGGTAGAAAGACATTGTTTTGATACCGCTGTGGGTGACAAGGCTAAGCATTAATGAGGCTAGTACGGCGAGCAGTGGCGCGGCCACGGCTGTCATGCAGGCAGGACTACGGAACTCCGCGCCGCTTGTCCAGCCGCTTGCCATGCCACAACCCGCGCCCACAGCTAGGAAGGCCTTTCGCAGCACTACACACCACTGTGCGTCCAGTACAGTCCAATCCATACTGTATATGCTTGCCCACCCCAACGACACACTCGACGAGAACCATGTGCCTCCCGTTCCCAGCGCTATACATACCAGCACAAACGTTCCCAGTCCCACGTAACCCAGCGCCAGTTTTACACCTATTCTCAGGAACTTTCGTTTTAAtgtcaaaacaaacaaagcgaATGCAATGCACCATAGAGCTATATTTTCTTTATAGTGCGGAGTGCAATAGGGCCACACCGCCGATGTCACGTAATTTCCGATTTGAACTTCGAAAAAACAGCGACTAGCCGTTTTCATACCACAATCTCCTCCGTACATGCTTTGAGCTTCGAGACAGTTTTGAAAAACCGAAGTGTTCTTTCGTTTAACCATACAGAATTTCGTTGTTGAATTTCCATCGTAATCATCGCAGGTGTTCCAGGGCGCGGGTGACATAGCCGAGTGCACCGCATACACGAGTGACCACGAAGTAAGCACCAGCATGTACACAACTTTCATCGTCACCAGGTAAATAGTACCGTAGCCAAAGCACCGAAAAAGGGGGAGAAAATTCCATATTGTGATTACATCACAGTTAGTATATTGGGCCAAGCAGATTTCGGAGAAAAGCAGGGGCGTAGCGACGACGataataactaataagtacATTATCGAATGTAGATAGAATCCGTTGTGGGCCAGCTCGGCTGGTGCCCACATCACCGCTGTGTCTCCTAGCATCCACATCCACAGAATAAGCCTGTAGTCGCTATATGTCTTCCAAAACTTGGATTTTGATTGATGTTCGTTTCTTTTTCCCATATAAGAATCATTTTTACTCCTTGCAAACATTGTACCTTTTATTTTGCCTACTTAGTTTGACAgggcaaataaaataatgaggCACGACCAACTAGATAAAATACAGACATAAAAACACCAACTAAAGCGCTAAAGATTTCTCGAGTCCTTCCTTCTTTTCGTTGGAACCCATGGTGCATACACAAAACGTCAACATTTACGGGGGGGGGGTTACGTTGATAATTTGATATCCCTGCACGTAACCGCAGTATAAACTATATATCATCATTACCATCAATATTTCCGGGTTGCGGGAAAATTGGCAAAATTCTGACGATTCTCTTTTGCGGAACAAAACCTCTGCAATCCGTTTTTTTAATGGTTTCGGGCTGTCAAAGAGATATAACGATTGTAGGCAGTATGTTTTACTTAGTAGAATGCTTCTAAATCAAACGCAAACcttatcaataattattaacttttatgacaataaattatttttaaattttcttcaccTATACCCGGGTCAACTTTGACAGCTGATAACATAAGATAactagataagataagataagataagataaatgtttatttgcaagaatgtaggtacataggtTACAAGATGTTAGGGTGATTATTCGGGTTTCCATTTACATTCAGCCATTTATTGGCGTGCAAAATTGTGTCGCATTTTATACACAcagtaaataaatgtcaacatATCATAAGAGACTAGTTAGCAATCATAACACTATCTTACTATAGATaagttatactcatacataaggagcacaaaaaatacttccctatttatttctatacctacaaagaaatctgttatttttgattaatattcgcattccattcatctttgtcgTTAAACATGAACTTGCCTCTTTCTCTTTCCGGGAGCTCGTTAACATgtgcacatttctcgcttgcccagGTGCGACTAAATGAAACtagtacaatttgtcacaagataagcgcttcaattttggaactcCGATCTTGAATTATTtatcattgataaaaactaGAAAGTTTTGGAACtgcttaaaattattagaatagAACTAtgcattttcaaataaaacctGAACGAGACAAAATGAGAGTTTTTAACACACTAGGTATGCATAGTGTAAATTCCAAATGAAGCAGTCAAGAGTAAAtcgataataataatcaatgtattttaatatatagcgACATTTTCATCGAAATATCGAGGCGTTAATTTGCGGAAATCcgtattaattaaaacaataatattgctCTGCCATTCACTAggtacaccttataaaacaaagtcccccgccgcgtctgtctgtatgtatttatgtccgcgataaactcaaaaacggccGAAAAGATTTtcaatcaatagagtgattcttgaggcaggtttatgtgtataatttgttaaggttttgtgtaacctgTGCGTAGACAGGGCGGGTCGCTAATCGACGATTAAATAACGTGTAGTCAGACTAACAGATAGTCTAAAACGTAAGCGGCCTATAAAGCAACTCGTCTGAAATCAACCCGATAAATAAGTGGTTTGTCCGATATGTAACTACCTATACACAAATAGGTTAAAAAGTAATTGATCGATAAAGCAACTCGTCTTAAATTTGATTCGTACAAGTCGTTTAAtacaagaaattatttatttatttaaacttcattgcacaaaaaaagtgtacaaatggcggacttagtGCCTAaatgcattctctaccagtcaaccatagggctaaaCAGAGACATTGCAAAGAGGTGCATAGAAAAGAGTAAGATAATATTAACTTAATCCATTTGAAACCTATGTAGTAATGGTTAGAATCCAACTACTTATAAGTATTATTAGGCTTGGCAAAACTTCACATTAGTTTTGCTGCGTAACCACAGACAAAACAATATAATAGCTTAAGTATagtttgtagtagtagtaatgaacatttattttagttattctaTTAAAACTAAGTTAGATTAATCAAAAATCTTAACTAAAATCATTTCTACCCGAATTAAGGATGACTCGATTGATTTAAGACGAGTTGCTTCTTGGGCGACATGCCATTTAGACCACATACATTTTAGACGAATTGCTTAGTCGGCGACCAGCTATTTAGACGATATGCATGTAAGACGATTTGATAATACCACAGTAGACGAAATGATTTTGCGACGAGTTGCTTCATGGACCGCTTACGTTTTAGACTATCTGCTAATTTGCCCAAATGATTTTTAGGTGAGTTGACCCTGTAGATGACCTGCGTTTCTGACATTATGATACTAACCCATCTATATTTATGCATTTAATTCATGAATTTCTATaaaaaactcaaattaaaaaaaaaactgtaaaagaaacgaaatttcgttcCGAAGCAATAACTCTTCAACTCAATAGAAagaattctttaaaaatctgtggatatatagattattttctcgattatcatttataataaaacaccatttaaaataattagtaataacCTACACTCCCGAAACAAGATTGGTGTAGTACAGCGGTCACTGGTTTACAGCCGCGTCCGACCGCGATTAACAGCCATTTTGTTTTGATATGCCGCCCACCGCGAACTAGGGGCACCACGAACTGTGAAAATGACGAATATGCAACAATTTGGGTCAATAATTTACAGTTTTAATCATCGAATAATTTACCATAGGTTTTTCAAAAATCCTGCACTGATATTTGTTGAACTGTCAATTTGTCATTAAATAACAGATGTCTTTTAGAGCATTTTCTAATTCATCATTACCCATTACAAAACATGACTAAATCTATACTTTTCTTAGGGGTGCGTTTAATTACCAGTTTTGGCAAAAGGATCCTTGTGTATGGAGTATGGAATCAAGGGTATCGGAATGGCCATCAGACGACAAACCAATTTACAACCGATTTTTTCAttgtaaagaaaatgaaaaaaaaaatgtacttggaaagtaaaacataaaaaataaaaagattgtacttttatttacttaagcTGGATTCACATTTGTCTGACGTGTCGTGTTGTGTTGTGTCGTGACGCatccgcgtagccaacataccAAGAACGGTAATCGATTTCATACACTTAGTATCTCTTCGTTATATACGTTATtggtattttgattttatttcaattaatcaaatttgaaatttaaatgacacaATCGGTTGGGAGTCGACCGCCTACTCCAATGGATATGGTTGCGTTTACATTTCTGTGTTACACGCTGCGTCAGACAAATGTGATCGCAACCATATCAAATGTTATGCAACCCATTACCGTTCTGATGCTTCACGACACAACATAACACACAAATGTAAATCCGGCTTTACTTagttacaggccaattcgagttttagttattcgatctatttccaatatgatactgctCTGTCggtgtcaaaaatgacatttcttCGACCaaaaacgtcagttttgacactgacggataagtatcatattggaaacacATCGAATTGGCCTATTATCAACCTGTTATTCTAATAAATTCGTACAAGATTGTCAATGTTAAAATACGTCACAACAAGCGTGGAATGTATCGTAATTATCAACACAATGGTGAGCCTACACCCGCGCTGTGGCCACACGCAAGTTGCCGCCGTTACGACCACTTTGAGGCGAGCCCTGCCTAAATGCCCGTCAACCGCTAGTTCATGTGACGGATATAACCTTATCAAACGATGAATGCATTTAATTACGTTTGTAAGATTTGTTTAGATAATATTACACCGAATTAGAAAGTGTTCGTCGATAGTATCAAAAATATCGTGGAATAAGTTTCTCTCGTAGTCCGGACATTTCacgtatgaaaaatatttttcaccacaccagctcatAAAGactttctttattcttcaaaaactgatgagaaagctttattttcaatacaccaactggtaaagaccctcttgattgtacaaaaactgatgagaaagttgcattttatccacatgtggggcaaagtaatcagatgcaaattttgagttgtttccttatgttacctggtagaattaacttttaaattatgattttgaatgatacatttttattacgttcagttGAATTTGattaggtttgatttttttggtattaaatagttagtattttcctcgcgttggtgtggtgaaaaattttgtgtttcactcggaggcaatatttctttaaccctcgtgccttgaaaccctcacaacgctcaagattccacttctcgaaccaattttggaatctttcgcttgctcgggtatcaatattagcacgagcggttaaacaacaacttttcccccttataaaacaaataactattacacaTTGATTTATTTCCTCCTACTCCgtggtttcctcatgttggctggtggaCTTGATTTTAAGtattgattttgaatgataaatatttaatagcattGATCTGGATTCGATTTGCAATGTCTTGGAGTTAGTATAGGTAGTCCTTgctttggtgtggtgaaaaaattgtgtttcacttgggagcaaagccttgaaaccctcgcttGAAACCAACGCTCACTACGCTcgtggaatctttcgcttgctatTAACTTTGACTCCTTGTAAAAGTATTTTCAGAaggtatatcggagcggccaaggtgttcacaaatatcctAACACGCAccctaacgccttgacaatagaggcgtgttcaggtatttgtgagcaccttggctgctccgatatatctgatggcgactgtacaagtaTATCCAATGCCAAATCTTATTTAGTATCTGTCTAAGACAAATTTTCACCAAGCTAAGCAATTACATACATGTGACAACGtttcttaagaggctgtcaacacccaacgtccttgaaattgatgttgcttaaatagatttttaagaaagactatttgttttagtcaagtaagaaaaatatatgttcatattaattatatttcaaagaccgtggttgtactcggtatacatgattgaacgaaatcggctcgatagaaaataattgcaaagattggtcttaaaattacaattaaacggttctatgtctttattgttttgacttatgggtctgcaattaaaatcacaatttcaaaacatttatatctaaaccgctattgagtaaaatattacactaataattcacttttttttatttaaatatttttcttattacctactcccttgcccaggcccagtaacatgcgacagtgctatctcatttactccgattgTATTGACAGCTTCTTAACTTAGCTAGATGccgatttgtatgaaaacatagctAGGCTCAGCTCAAGTGGAAAagcaacatttttttatccAATACCTCAAATACTCGACAatgagtttgactgtgggaCACTGTGGCGACATTGGTTTCTAGTTATATAACTGAAATTCTGCTGTACACACAGAaaaataatactcgtataacaCTTTACATAGTCAAGTCTACggcataaaatatttaattatctactactgatattataaaaaagACCACGAAAATTACTATAACATTTAGATCGGGAGCTGGCCGCTCCAAACCCTACCTCATCGTATTACCGGCAATAAGGATTTTGCAGATAAAGTAGACCATTAGTGGTCCTAAAATAAATTGGTCTGCCGTGGATCAACCAGGCACGttttaaacaagtttttttaagCATCCTTTTttcctataaaatattttacatacttaCCGAATAAAACTAATATGCTGAAATAGAGACTATTAAGTAGAACGTGAATCAGCAAGTCTGCCACGTCAAATGTTGGCGGGTGTTGCAGGCAAACCACATTTAGCAGCCAGCTGACAGCCATATTTTACCTTATCGACTTATCGAGTGAAACCAATTTTTTACATTAGATCAAGTTAAACTGCATACATAAATTTTGATCTGCCAGCACGCAGCCTGGCAGTTTTTCATATATGAATGGTTTTGTCAGTTACTTATATACCGTAAAATTTTGAATACCTAAGAATCTTTAGGGGGTGAAtgtatatttacatacataaatacgaACAAATTTTACTATGGGTCCAACTACGAAAACGCAGAAAAAAATctgctgtttcatacattttgatcgAGTAAGTATCGAACTTTTGTGTGAAACTGacaattttttcgcgattttagagtttttccatagtaaaagttgttttttttgacaccggtattctaattaactccatttcggagataatcaataatttatttttatcttataaggcccttacgagccaGACGAGCGTacacacttgccttagggcctgtttgtACTCGTATGTATGAGTACACCTGCTAAAGTTTCTTAATTTAACGGCGTGTAATTAATTACATTGAATTTGCATTATTCGTAGTTCCTTCGTATCTCTCGTATTTAGCAGATGTACTCATACATacaaacaacttttattatggaaaaactctaaaatcacaaaaaaaatcagtttcatACAAAAGTTTGATACCCAAGCAATTATCATCTTTATCACCTGAACCTAAAGCCTATAAAACTCAACCTGAGCACCGTAAACTAAACACCGTCGTCACTGAATAAATAACTTGACACTTGTTcgcaaataaacaatttaaaatgtcAAGAATAGGGAAAGGGGTGCCCTTCCCTTTTCCTGACATTATGTTTTCTGACAACCAATTTTAGAGTTGTTTGAGTTAACGTGTGAAGGGTTAAACGCGCTTTATATTTGCGAGGAACTAATTCTTCTGTGTAAAGACTTGTAGATatagttcagttcaaatatactttatgcATGTGTATCaactagcaacaagcacttatgaatattCAGCGGTgtcatcatggttccatttttgtcgcttgtcactatgcccgtcactttcgcacttatatgcttgttagaacgtgacaggcatggtgacaaatgataaagagccgaccatcttagccctacagacaatattagatataagtaatataatcttaagctaattatcagagcaatttacctattgatgttaatattattattccataatactattgaattattatacagATCAAATTCAAtcaagaatttcacaaaagattgataaacataaaataattataaacaatactagtctagaatgttactagaataaaatccaaatgtcaaagaaataaataaaaaaaacaaaggaagtacatacattggaatatccatttcatcatgattattcaaatttaatataataattagtaatttctaatcacaattaatcccacgttgttttgtCATTCTTGTAGTCTTGTgaggtataataagctttagaaataagtttacgctttacataaTTCtgaaatgtattaattggtAATTCAGTACTCTGGTtagaaaatttattataaaatcttacacagTTACCCATGAATGTTTTCgaaattttatggagccgagtgaaggacactgcgagcttatgtttatttttagtaataatattttgaatgtcacattttttcctaaaatataTGCAGGTATAGATAAGTAAAGGTACGCGAAGAGAAGAAATGGAACACTTgttatttttcacgtcagcagctcgaacaa
This Cydia pomonella isolate Wapato2018A chromosome 16, ilCydPomo1, whole genome shotgun sequence DNA region includes the following protein-coding sequences:
- the LOC133526725 gene encoding sodium-dependent noradrenaline transporter-like → MFARSKNDSYMGKRNEHQSKSKFWKTYSDYRLILWMWMLGDTAVMWAPAELAHNGFYLHSIMYLLVIIVVATPLLFSEICLAQYTNCDVITIWNFLPLFRCFGYGTIYLVTMKVVYMLVLTSWSLVYAVHSAMSPAPWNTCDDYDGNSTTKFCMVKRKNTSVFQNCLEAQSMYGGDCGMKTASRCFFEVQIGNYVTSAVWPYCTPHYKENIALWCIAFALFVLTLKRKFLRIGVKLALGYVGLGTFVLVCIALGTGGTWFSSSVSLGWASIYSMDWTVLDAQWCVVLRKAFLAVGAGCGMASGWTSGAEFRSPACMTAVAAPLLAVLASLMLSLVTHSGIKTMSFYHGDEENIVELGNNFFFTPFASMTETLSYFDEYNLSGFIWFSVTFVCMFVNTWLLFSYLKDYLINNLTFARRHHKSSSMSLVVSLVLLSYPCFCSDLTPALLDAAETVQIFTSLIFSITIYWIYGYYNHSVDIIFMIGVKTSYFWKFCWVLNPVFICFILVTKCTYLALSEHGENSHEIESLGTTVDFLLYIVLLGIYALILLFPLVVQLLIYIANGDWKGLFTPCGDWGPKDDILFKSRKMFVPEIMTTEFLYRQVKKHGYSKRKNVNVKKELSIESEASHCLQPTEWSVLTSN